In the genome of Noviherbaspirillum saxi, the window AGACAAAGATGCGTGGTGGTTCATGTTCTTCTATAGCGTGACCTTCGGCGGCTTTTCGGGGCTGGCGTCTTCGCTGACGATTTACTTCAACGCGCAGTACGGCCTGTCGCCGGTGACGGCTGGCTACTTTACCGCTGCCTGCGTATTCGCCGGCTCTCTGGTGCGTCCGGTCGGCGGCATCGTCGCCGATCGCATCGGCGGCATCAAGACCTTGTCGATCATGTATGTGCTGGCAGGCACCTTCCTGTTCATCGCTAGCCTGGGCATGCAATCCTATTTGGGTGCGCTGGCTGTCTTCGTGTTGGCGATGCTGGCGCTTGGCACCGGCAATGGCGCAGTGTTCCAGCTGGTGCCGCAGCGCTTTCGCAAGGAAATCGGCGTGATGACCGGTCTGGTCGGAATGGCCGGCGGTATCGGCGGCTTTTATCTTGCCTCCAGCCTCGGTTATTCCAAGCAGATCACCGGCAGCTACCAGCTCGGCCTGACCATCTTTGCCGCGCTCGCGGTATCGGCGCTGGTTGGCCTGTCGGTGGTGAAGAACCGCTGGCGCACTACCTGGGGCAGCGCTGCGATGACCACCGCAAAAATCTAATCATCTGTCGCGTCGCTACGGCAACGCGACAGATGATTCGCGACATGGGACGGCAATGTAACGCGTTGCCGTCCCGTGTACACTTTGTGACACCCATCCTATTCCTCTCGTCTCATGTCCCTATCCGTCCTGACCGGTTACGCATCGCGTACCGGCCTTCGCGAACGCAATGAAGATTTCGTCGGCATGGCGACGCCCGATGAACCCGACCTGTCGACCAAAGGCATGCTGGCTGCTATCGCCGATGGCATTTCCGGCAATGCGGGCGGACGCGAAGCAGCCGAATATACGGTGCGCGGCTTGCTGACGGATTACTTCGCAACGCCCGACACCTGGCCGGTCACACAGGCTATGGACCGGGTACTCAAGGCGATCAACAGCTGGGTCCAGGATCAGGGTGCCAAGCGGCGTGAAGTGGCAGGTATGGCAACCACGCTGACCGCGCTGGTATTGCGCGGCAGCTTTTATTATTTTTCGCATGTCGGCGATACCCGTCTCTATCTGCTGCGCGGCGGTACGCTGACGCGGCTCACTACCGACCATGTCTGGGACCGGCCGGAAATGCAGCATGTGCTGACGCGCGCCATTGGACTGGATTCGCGGCTGGCGATCGACCATGGCATGGGCGAGCTGCGCGAACGCGACGTGTTTCTACTGGCCTCGGATGGGGTATGGGGCTGGATGACCGAGTACGACATGACGCATGCGCTGTCCGAGGTGGCGATGCAACAGGCGGAGCCCGAAGCAACCGCGGCACTGCTTGCCGATAGCGCGCTGCGCGCCGGCTCCACCGACAACTGCAGTGCGCTGGTATTGCGGGTGGATGCACTGCCGGAGGAAAACCTGCGCGACGCGCTGTCGGGTTCACAGCAATTGCCCGTGCCGCCGAAACTGAAGCCCGGCCAGGAACTCGATGGCTATCGGATTGAAGAAGTCATCCATGCATCGCAAGCGACACTGCTCTACCGTGTGGTGGAACCGAAGTCGAACCGTCAGCTCGTATTGAAGACCTTGCATCCAGACCGTGCCGACGATGCGCACGAGCGCTCCGCGTTCGCGCATGAAGAATGGCTTGCGAAGCGAGTGGTCGCGCGTTTCTTCCCGCAAGTGATCGTGCCGGAACAAAAGAATTATCTGTACTACCTGTCCACCTGGCACGACGGACAGACGCTGCAACAAAAGCTCGATGCAGGTGCGCATTTCACCGCGCCCGAGGCGATCGCCTACGGCGAGAAGCTGGTGCGCGCGGCCGGCGCCCTGCACCGACGCAGCATCATTCACCGCGACATCAAGCCATCCAATGTCCACCTCGGCACGGATTCCGAATTGCGGCTGCTGGATCTCGGCGTCGCGCTATCGGAACTTGAGAAGGAAGGCGGCATTGCCGCGCTGCAGGCCGGCACACCGTCGTTCCTGGGCCCCGAGCAATTCGACAATGCGCCGCCATCGCGCCAGACCGACGTGTATGCAGCTGGCGTGACAATCTATACGATGCTGACCCGCCACTACCCATATGGTGAGGTCGAGCCTTTTCAGCGACCACGTTTCGGGGAACCGGTGCCGGCCAGTCGTTACCGGCCCGATATACCGCTCTGGCTGGACAATGTGCTGCTGAAGGCGGTCGCACGCGATCCGGCCGAACGCTTCGAAACTGCGGAAGAGTTTTTGATTGCGCTGGAACGCGGTGCCAGCAATCCCATGCCGGCACGCGGCATCACGCCGCTGGCAAAGCGCGATCCGGCCGGACTGTGGCGAGCGGTGGCGGTGATTTCGATGGTGATGAATCTCTTGCTGTTGTATTTGCTGGTATTGCAGTGAGAGACTCTGCCATGTACCGCGATTCGCCATTTGTTTGCAGATATAGATAATTAGTGACTGTTCAGCGCCTATGGGCGCAATAAAGCAGTTGTAAACGATGCCCAACCTGTGCATCATGCTGACATGGCAAAAAAACAACCTGCTCCCGACCTTTCCGGCCTCAGCCATGAGGAGAAGGACATCCTCATCTTGACGCTGCTGGCGCGTCTGGATGCGCTTGAGTCAAAGATGCGTAAGGACAGTCACAATTCGAGTAGACCTCCGTCATCCGATGGCTTGACCAAGAAGACGAACTCGCTGCGAGAATCTTCTGGCAAGCCCCCTGGCGGCCAAGCCGGACACAAGGGAACGACTCTCAAGCGGGAGCAGCCGACCCAGACCATCGATCATCCTTTGCCGGGGCAATGCGACCGTTGCCATGGTGCATTGCCGTTGGCCGAGGCCCGCGTGGCCGAGTGCAGGCAAGTGCTCGATGTGCCTGCGGCGGCGTTCGATGTCATCGAGCACCGTACATTGGCGCTGGTGTGTCGGTGCGGGCAATCGCATGTGAGTGCCTTTCCCGCCGGTGTGACCGAGATGGTGCAATATGGCCCGAACGTGAAAGCGCTGGGTGCCCATCTGACCCAGGGTCAAATGCTGCCCTATGCGCGCGCCGCCGAACTGATTCAAGATGTGTATGGCCTGTGCATATCGCCCGGCACGCTGGTGTCGTGGGTGGGCGAGGCAAGCGTCGCCTTACAGGGCACCGCCGATCGCATCGCCGAATACCTGCGCAATGCGCCGCTGCTCCATGCCGACGAGTCTGGTCTGCGCGTTGCCAGCAAGCTGCATTGGTTGCATATCGCGGCCAGCGGCACCTTGACCTGGTACGGCGTACATGCCAAACGCGGCCTGGAAGCGATGCACGCGCATGGCATTCTGCCCAGGCGCATAGGCATATTGGTTCACGACTGCTGGGCGCCATACTGGCGGCTCGACGGCAGCATCCATGCCCTGTGCAATGCGCATCTTCTACGCGAGCTGGTGTACGTGAAAGAAATCACCGGACAGGAATGGCCACAGTCGATGACGGATTTCCTGCTCAATGCCAACAAGCTATGCGAGGCGGCGCGACAAAAGCAGCGCAAGTTCAGCACCAGGGAAATCGCCGCCTTCCGGACGATTTACGATGCGATCGTAGCCGAAGGCGAACAGCTCAATCCCGAAGCGAACCAGTCGGTCAACAAACGTGGCCGCGCCAAGCAGTCCATTGCATTCAATTTGCTGCGGCGCTTGCGTCAACATGCCGATGCGGTGCTGCTCTTCATCAGCAACCTTGCCGTCCCGTTCACCAACAACGTTGGTGAGCGTGCCGTGCGCATGCCCAAAGTGAAGCAGAAAATCTCCGGCTGCTTTCGCACCGTCGTCGGCGCCGAAAATTTCTGCGTCATCCGCTCCTGTCTCGACACGCTTCGCAAGCAAGGCCACCGTATGCTCGACGTACTGCAACGCGCCTTCCATGGAAACCCTATCCAAGTCTTCGCGTAGCTGCTGAACAGTCACGATAATTAAAAGCCGTTCGCGTGCGGTTACATGCATCAAGTTAGGTAATATGCCTCTCCCCGTCATCCCCACGAAAGTGGGGATCCATAAGCCGCTTGCTCAATGCAGCGATTTTACTATCCGTACTTGAAGCGCAGCTTCAGCATGGATACTCGCTTCCGCGGGTATGACGGCGATGGGTAGAGTGCTTGCATGATCGTAAGCACCGCGTGCAAACTTACGCCGCTTCCTTCACCGGATGCGCCTGCCGGTGATACAGAAATTCCAGCACCGCACTCCGATACTCGATATACAGCGCATCATGCGCCAGCGCCACGCGGTCGCGCGGACGGTCCAGGCGCACGTTGACGATATCGCCGATGGTTGCGGCCGGACCATTGGTCATCATGACGATCCGATCCGACAGCAGCACTGCTTCATCGACATCATGCGTGACCATGACCACGGTCGAGTGGGTCTTCGCAACGATCTTCAGCAACTCATCCTGCAGATGCGCGCGGGTCAATGCATCCAGCGCACCGAAGGGTTCATCCATCAGCAAGACCTTGGGTTCCATCGACAGCGCACGCGCGATACCCACACGTTGCTTCATGCCGCCCGAGATTTCATTCGGACGCTTTTGCTCTGCATGCGACAAGCCGACCAGCGCCAGCGCGGCCAGGGTACGCTCCTTCAGCTTGGTCTTGCTTTCGGTTGAGCCAAACACCCGTTCCACCGCCAGGTGCACGTTTTCATAGCACGTCAGCCATGGCAGCAGCGAGTGGTTCTGGAACACCACGGCGCGTTCCGGCGCCGGTCCGGCAATCTCGCGATTGGCGCACAGCAGCGCGCCGTCGCTGGCGCGCAGCAGTCCTGCAATCAGATTGAGCAGGGTCGACTTGCCACAACCGGAGTGCCCGATCAGCGTAACGAACTCGCCCTTCCTGACCGTCAGGTTAATGTCGCGCAGCGCATGGAACCTGCCCTGCTTGGTGTTGAACACCATTTCGGCGTTCTGGATATCGATGAATTTGCTGTTGTTGTCCATGATGTTTTCCAATGCCGGTTAGCTGCGTACTTCTTCGTAGGTGAATGCCTTTGCGAGGGCGACCAGCGCCTGTTCCAGCAGCAAGCCGACAACGCCGATGACGACAATCGCAATGATGATGTGCGGCACGTTGAGGTTGTTCCACTCATCCCACACCCAGAACCCGATGCCCACGCCGCCGGTCAGCATTTCTGCCGCGACGATCACCAGCCATGCGGTCCCGATCGCCAAACGCACGCCGGTCAGCATGTACGGCAATACCGAGGGAAACAGAATCTTGGTGACGATCTTCCATTCGGACAGATTCAGCACCTTGGCGACGTTCATGTAATCCTGCGGGACGCGCTGCACGCCGACCGCGGTATTGATGATCATCGGCCAGATCGAACAGATGAAGATCGCCCAGATCGCGGCGGGATTGGCGGCCTTGAATACCAGCAGGCCGATCGGCAGCCAGGCCAGCGGCGACACCGGCTTCAGCAGGCTGACGATGGGATTGAACATGCCTGCCAAAAACTTGAAGCGCCCGATCATGAAACCCAGCGGAATGCCGATTGCCGCCGCCAGGCCGAACCCGGTCGCCACGCGCTGCAGCGACAACAGCAGATTCCAGCCTATGCCCTGGTCATTCGGTCCTTTTTGATAGAAGGGATCGGAAAACACATGAATCGCTTCCTGCAAGGTCACCATGGGCGACGGGAAGCCGCTGTTTTTGGCGGCAACGATTTCCCACACCAGCACCAGCAGCGCGAGACCGAAAATCGGCGGCAGCACGGCCAGGAAGAAAGGTTTGAACGACAGCTTTCTTGCCGCCGGCTTTGCCGCGGTTACGGATGGGCGCGCCTTCGCGTGCTCCTTGGTGTCGGCTTTCATCGGCGGCGACTCCGAGACCGGCTCTACCGGTGTGTTGAGGACATTGTTCATGACTGCGCTCATAGTGGGCTCCGGTATAAGAAATCAGGCTTTGATCTTGAAGGATTCGGCATAGGCTTTCGGGTTCTTGCCGTCCCAGACCGTGCCGTCGATCAGCTTCGACGTGCGCATCGGATCTTTCGGCAAGCTCACCTTGGCCATGTTTGCCGCTTCCTTGTAAAGGTCGATCTGATTGATCTGCCTGGCGACCGCAAGATAGTCGACATCTTCCTTGAGCAAACCCCAACGCTTGTGCTGGGTCAGGAACCACATGCCGTCGGACAGGTACGGAAAGTTCACCGCGCCGTCGTTGTAGAACTTCATGTAGTTCGGATCATCCCAGGTCTTGCCCAGGCCATTCGAGTAGCGGCCGAGAATGCGCTGGTTGATGACGTCGACCGAGGTATTCACATACGACTTGTCGGCGATGGTTTCAGCCATCTTGTTCTTGTTGGACAGGCTGGCGTCGATCCACTTGCCGGCTTCCAGCACCGCAGCCGTCATCGCGCGTGCCGTGTTCGGATACTTCTTGACGAAGTCCGCAGTGGTACCGAGCACCTTTTCCGGATGGTCTTTCCAGATGTCCTGCGTGGTCACGCCGGTGATGCCGATACCGTCGGCGATCGCACGATGGCCCCATGGCTCGCCCACGCAATAGCCATCCATGTTGCCGACCCGCATGTTGGCCACCATTTGCGGCGGCGGCACGGTAATGATCTTTGCATCCTTCATCGGATTGATGCCATGCGCGGCCATCCAGTAGTACAGCCACATTGCGTGGGTGCCGGTCGGGAAGGTTTGCGCGAACGTGTATTCGCGCTTGTCGGTCTGCATCAGCTTGGCAAGCGATGCGCCGTCGACCGCTCCCTTGTCGGACAGCTTTTTCGACAGTGTGATCGCCTGGCCATTGTTGTTCAGTGTCATCAGCATCGCCATGTCCTTCTTCGGGCCGCTGACACCGAGGTGTACGCCGTAGATCAAGCCGTACAGCACATGTGCTGCATCGAGTTCGCCATTGACCAATTTGTCGCGTACGCCTGCCCACGAAGCTTCCTTGGTGGGTGTGATCTTGATGCCATATTTCTTGTCGATGCCGAGTACCGATGCCATGACGACCGAGGCGCAATCGGTCAATGGAATGAAGCCAATCTTGACCTCTTCCTTTTCCGGCTTATCGGAACCGGCAGCCCATGCACCCTGAGTGGCCAATCCACCGAATGCGCCGGCTGTTACTGCTGCGCCCGCCTTGATGATGCTGCGGCGGGTCAAATTTGTTTTGCTTTCTTTTGTTGTCATGATTTCCTCATGCATGATGTCGAAACCGGCAAAAAGAAAGGCGTCCGGTCACAGCAAGCCAAGCTCGCGGTGAACGGACGCCTTTGTCCAAAAACGAGATGACCATCTTTGGTCAGCTCGTTGTTACTGATCGGTGCGCCAGCATTGGCGCGCCAGTATCGTTTGCAAGCCCTGTGCCAACCCGGAATTCAAACTTGGTACCGGATTTGATCCAGATCAGGCCCGGTTTCGCACCCGGATTGTGCGGCGCATTAAATCAGGGCGGAGCGCGTCACAATTCGGGGCCCGGTCTTAGCGCACTTACAAGAGCAGATCGGCAACATCGATCATGCGCTGCGCCACTTCGGACAACTTGAGGTTCTTGTCCATCGCCAGACGGCGCAGCTTGCGATAGGCATCGTCTTCCGAGCAGTGATGCCTTTCCATCAACAAACCTTTGGCGCGCTCGATCACCTTGCGCTCGGCCAGCTTGATCTTGGTTTCCGAGAGCTCGTGCCGCAATTTCTGGTCGACTTCAAAGCGCGCAAGCGCAACGTCCAGCACGGTCTTGACGCGTTCGGCCGACAATCCCGCGACGACATAGGCCGATACGCCGGCTTCTATCGCGGCATGCATCTTTTCCTTGTCATTGTCTTCAGTGAAGCAGACGATGGGGCGGCGCTCATTGGCGGTCGCGGCAACGACCTTCTTCAATGCCGCATCGGATTGTTCATCGACGATAATCACGTCGGGCTGCAGCTGCGCGATCTGTTCTTCCAGATCGGCGTCCGGCGGCAGCGCGGCCAGGATGTTATAGCCGCCTTCCAGCAATCCTATGCGCAGCGCCCGGGCACGCTCGGCCTGGACCTGCGCGGCGACGTCGGCCCCTTCGGGCACGACTAATGAGTTGATTACGACGATTTTCAGCTGTTTGGGATCGCTCATGATTAGCCTGTGATGGACTTCCATTAAAATAGAGCTTTGCAAGAACCTTGCCATCCTTCACTTCCCTTCATGATCGTTCTCGGCGTCGAATCCTCCTGTGATGAAACCGGCCTTGCGTTGTATGACACACAACGCGGCCTGCTTGCGCATGCCCTGTATTCGCAGGTCGCAATGCATGAGGAATACGGCGGCGTAGTACCCGAACTGGCGTCGCGCGACCATATCCGGCGCGCCATTCCCCTGCTTGAACAAGTGCTGACGCAGGCCGCGCTGCCGCGCAATGCAGTCGATGCGATCGCCTATACCCAGGGCCCGGGTCTGGCAGGCGCATTATTGGTTGGGGCGTCGATCGCATGCGGTCTCGGCCTGGCGCTGGATCGGCCGGTCCTGGGCGTACATCATCTCGAAGGTCATTTGCTGTCGCCGCTGCTCGCGGGCGACCGGCCGGATTTCCCGTTTGTCGCCTTGTTGATTTCCGGCGGCCATACGCAGCTGATGCGTGTGGACGGTGTCGGCCAGTATGAATTGCTGGGCGAAACCCTGGATGATGCGGCGGGTGAAGCATTCGACAAGTCGGCCAAGCTGCTCGGCCTGGGCTATCCGGGCGGTCCCGCGATTTCGCGATTGGCCGAATTCGGCGATCCCGGCACCTATCAGTTGCCGCGCCCGATGTTGCATTCAAAAGATTTGAACTTCAGCTTTTCCGGCTTGAAGACTGCAGTCCTCACGCTGGTCAAGAAACAGACCGTCAATATCTGCGAGCAGGACAAGGCCAATATCGCGCGGGCATTCGTCGATGCGATCGTCGACGTGCTGGTCGCGAAATGCCTGGCGGCGCTCAAGCAAACCGGCCTGAAGCGGCTGGTGATCGCGGGCGGCGTCGGCGCCAACCGGCAATTGCGCGAAGCATTGAATGCGGCTGCGCAGAAAAAGCGCTTTCGCGTCTACTATCCGGAACTTGAGTTTTGCACCGACAATGGCGCGATGATCGCGTTTGCCGGCGCGATGCGTCTGCAAATCAATCCTGATGCCGCAAAACGCGAGTATGCGTTCAATGTGCGTCCGCGCTGGCCGCTGGATGAACTGCGCGTGGTTTAGCGATTCAAACCGTAGCAGGCGCGTGGGACGCGGATTCCCACAGTTCTTTCTTTCCGGACGGTGCGCCGCAATTACCTTGCATCATGTTGATGTGCGGCATTACTTCATTCGTATCATCCTGCCCGATCCATAACAGCGTAAACTCCGTATCCAATCCTGTCGCATCCTGCGACCCGAATAATTCTGCGAGCAATCCATGTCCGACGCGTCTTTCCCTTTATTTTCCGACCTGAACCTGAGCGAGCCTTTGCTACGCGTGCTGAAGGAGCTGGGCTATGAGTCACCGTCGCCAATCCAGGCGGCCACGATTCCCATCTTGCTGGGCAACCGCGACGTGCTGGGCCAGGCGCAGACAGGCACCGGCAAAACGGCGGCTTTTGCCCTGCCCGTGCTGGCCCGCATCGATATCCGGCAAACCGCTCCGCAAGCCCTGGTGCTGGCGCCGACGCGTGAACTGGCGATTCAAGTGGCAGAAGCCTTTCAACGCTACGCCACGTATATCCCTGGCTTTCATGTGCTGCCGATTTATGGCGGCCAGAGTTATGGTCCGCAGCTGAGCGCATTGCGGCGCGGTGTGCATGTCGTGGTCGGCACGCCCGGCCGCATCATCGATCATGTGGAAAAAAACTCGCTGGACCTTTCGCAGATCAAAACGCTGGTGCTCGATGAAGCCGATGAAATGCTGCGCATGGGCTTTATTGACGACGTCGAAACCATCCTGCAACGGACGCCGGCTTCGCGCCAGACCGCACTGTTTTCGGCCACCATGCCTTCGGCGATCAAGCGCATCGCGCAAACCTATCTGCGCAATCCGGCCGAAGTCACCATCGCTGCCAAAACAGGCACCGCCGACAATATCCGCCAGCGCTACTGGCTGGTCAGCGGCATGCACAAGCTCGACGCGCTCACGCGCATCCTGGAAGCCGAGACCTTCGACGGCATGATCATTTTTGCGCGCACCAAGCTGGGCACGGAAGAGCTAGCCGGCAAATTGCAGGCGCGCGGGTTTTCCGCCGCCGCGATTAACGGCGACATCGTGCAGCAGCAGCGCGAACGGACTATCCAGCAGCTTAAGGATGGCAAGATCGATATCCTGGTCGCCACCGATGTCGCCGCACGCGGCCTTGACGTCGAGCGTATCAGCCACGTGATCAACTACGATGTGCCCTACGACCCGGAAAGCTATACGCATCGCATCGGCCGCACCGGACGCGCCGGACGCAGCGGCGAAGCAATCCTGTTTATCGCCCCGCGCGAACGCAACCTGCTCAAGACCATCGAGCGCGCGACGCGCCAGCCTATCGCGATGCTGGAATTGCCGACCATTCAGGCCGTCAACGACGTGCGTATCGCGAAATTCAAGGATCAGATCAGCGCCGCTCTTGCGGCAGGCGGGCTCGACCTATTCCAGTCGCTGATCGAAGATTATGAGCGCGAACAGAATATCCCTGCCATTGAAATCGCTGCCGCACTCGCGAAACTGGCGCGCGGCGATGTCCCGCTGTTACTGGAAAAAAACCAGCGCGAGCCGCAGGGCGAACGCTCCTGGGCGAGCGACAAGCCCAGCCATGGCAGCAGGTTTGAACATACCGAGCACAAGGGACAAGCGGAAAGATTCGGTCGCCAGGAACACAGAGATCACACCGAGCGGCCTGCCTTTCCCCGCAAGGAGCGCATTGTTCGCCAGCCCGATGCCGGCATGGCGACCTTCCGGATTGAAGTTGGCCACGCACATGGGGTCAAACCGGGCAATATCGTCGGCGCCATTGCCAACGAAGCCGGGCTCGATTCCAAACACATTGGCCGCATCGAAATCTATGACGATTACAGTACGCTTGATCTGCCCGACAGCATGCCTGCCGAACTCCTGAATCAGCTCAAGACCGTATGGGTGGCCGGCCAACAATTGCGCATCAGCCGCGATGGCGAACCCGCAGCAGCGCCGGCAAAACCTGCGTTCAAAAAAGCACACGTCTCCGACAAGCCGGATGCCAGTGATGCCGCCATGCCCGCCGCGCGCCCCGCACCCAAGGAGCGCACTGATCGAAAAAACAAGCTCGCCGTAAAGGCATACCGTATCGAGGTGGGCCATGCGCATGGCGTCAAGCCAGCCAATATCGTGGGCGCGATTGCCAACGAGGCGGGGCTGGAGGCCAAATACATCGGCCGTATCGAGATATTTGACGACTACAGTGTGCTGGATCTGCCGGACGGCATGCCAAAGGAAGTGTTTGAACAGTTACAAACTGTAGCGGTGGCCGGACGGCCGTTACGCATCAGCCAGGTCGGCGGGGCAGCGCCTGCGCAAGACAAACCCGCCGGGGCAAAAATCCCATTATCCGTGCCCAAAAAAGGCGGGGACAGAAGAGTGAATGAGAAAAATTCCGGCGACAAATCCTCGTTCAAACGAACGGGCGGTGTCGGAAACCGCTCTGCCGATACGGCAAAAGCGAAGCCAAAATCGCATCGCAAAGGTGTGAAGCCGGCGTGATGCCGTGTATGCCGGTTTGCGGGGAGACGACCGGCCGTTTTTTCTCAATCGCCGGTGGGCGATAGCTGAAACGATTTCACCCGGGTCCAGCCGCGCAGATACTCCGCCAGCTTGGGCGTATTGCTGGCATCCGTGGTCTGGATCACCATCCTGTACTCGAACGAGTCGCCGTCTTCGGCGACTCGGTAACTCATGTTGGCGATCGAAAAGCCATGCCGATGCAGCAGGGAGCGGATCTCTTCTTCCGGCACGGTATCGTCGCGGCCGAAACGGATGGAATGATGCGCATATGAATGCGAAGGCATCAGCGCCTCGATGCGGCGGAACAGCGAGAGGATGCCGACCGTCAGCAGGGTGGCGAGGATCGCCGGGTAATAGAAGCCGATGCCGATCAATACCCCGATCGCAGCAGTGATCCAAATTGAGGCCGCAGTGGTCAGGCCGCGTACGCTGAGCCCTTCCTTGAAAATGACACCGGCCCCAAGAAAGCCGATACCGGTCATGATGCCCTGCGCCATGCGCGTCGGATCGGTGCGCACCGTGTCCATCGGCATGCCGGGCAGCCACTTCGACTGGTAGAGCATCACCAGCATCAGCAAACTGGATGCGAGACAAACCAGCGTATGCGTACGAAATCCCGCAGGACGGGCGTGATAGCTGCGCTCCAGGCCAATGATGCCGCCCGCGACAAGGGCACCGATCAGATGAACCGCAATCGCGACATAGTCATTGCCCATCCCTGCTCCTTGCTATCTTTTATTCAGCATAACGCCAATGGCGGCGATGCGTATAGACGCAGAGCAATATCGGCGCGGAATGGAGATGGCCTATTTTTTCTTGCTGCCGATCCGGCTTTCCTTGCCCGCGATCAGATTCGCCACATTCTGGCGATGCCGATAAATCAGCAAGCCGCTCATGATCACGATGGCGAGCAGGATCGGGTCGGTACCGAACAGCAAGCCGTAATAGAAAGGCGCAAAGACGCTCGCGACCAGGGCGGCAAGCGACGAATAGCGGAATGCATAAGCAATGACGATCCAGGTGACGATGGTTGCTAGTCCCAGCCAGCCGTTTATGCCGATCAGCACCCCCAGCATCGTTGCCACCCCTTTGCCACCGACGAAACGCGTGAACAGCGGCCACAAGTGGCCGATGAAGACAGCAAGCGCGACCAGTGCGATTCCGCCATCGCCGACCCCGTATTGCGGCCCGAAGCGCATCGCCAGCCAGACGGCGAGCCAGCCTTTGGCGCCGTCGCCGAACAAGGTCAATG includes:
- the plsY gene encoding glycerol-3-phosphate 1-O-acyltransferase PlsY: MNTVLFTVAAYLIGSVSFAVVVSKLFGLADPRTYGSNNPGATNVLRSGNKAAAALTLFGDGAKGWLAVWLAMRFGPQYGVGDGGIALVALAVFIGHLWPLFTRFVGGKGVATMLGVLIGINGWLGLATIVTWIVIAYAFRYSSLAALVASVFAPFYYGLLFGTDPILLAIVIMSGLLIYRHRQNVANLIAGKESRIGSKKK
- a CDS encoding MgtC/SapB family protein, whose protein sequence is MGNDYVAIAVHLIGALVAGGIIGLERSYHARPAGFRTHTLVCLASSLLMLVMLYQSKWLPGMPMDTVRTDPTRMAQGIMTGIGFLGAGVIFKEGLSVRGLTTAASIWITAAIGVLIGIGFYYPAILATLLTVGILSLFRRIEALMPSHSYAHHSIRFGRDDTVPEEEIRSLLHRHGFSIANMSYRVAEDGDSFEYRMVIQTTDASNTPKLAEYLRGWTRVKSFQLSPTGD
- a CDS encoding DEAD/DEAH box helicase, with amino-acid sequence MSDASFPLFSDLNLSEPLLRVLKELGYESPSPIQAATIPILLGNRDVLGQAQTGTGKTAAFALPVLARIDIRQTAPQALVLAPTRELAIQVAEAFQRYATYIPGFHVLPIYGGQSYGPQLSALRRGVHVVVGTPGRIIDHVEKNSLDLSQIKTLVLDEADEMLRMGFIDDVETILQRTPASRQTALFSATMPSAIKRIAQTYLRNPAEVTIAAKTGTADNIRQRYWLVSGMHKLDALTRILEAETFDGMIIFARTKLGTEELAGKLQARGFSAAAINGDIVQQQRERTIQQLKDGKIDILVATDVAARGLDVERISHVINYDVPYDPESYTHRIGRTGRAGRSGEAILFIAPRERNLLKTIERATRQPIAMLELPTIQAVNDVRIAKFKDQISAALAAGGLDLFQSLIEDYEREQNIPAIEIAAALAKLARGDVPLLLEKNQREPQGERSWASDKPSHGSRFEHTEHKGQAERFGRQEHRDHTERPAFPRKERIVRQPDAGMATFRIEVGHAHGVKPGNIVGAIANEAGLDSKHIGRIEIYDDYSTLDLPDSMPAELLNQLKTVWVAGQQLRISRDGEPAAAPAKPAFKKAHVSDKPDASDAAMPAARPAPKERTDRKNKLAVKAYRIEVGHAHGVKPANIVGAIANEAGLEAKYIGRIEIFDDYSVLDLPDGMPKEVFEQLQTVAVAGRPLRISQVGGAAPAQDKPAGAKIPLSVPKKGGDRRVNEKNSGDKSSFKRTGGVGNRSADTAKAKPKSHRKGVKPA